TTCAATATATCGTCATTACGTTCGTCACGGCCGGAGCTGTAGGGtaataagcttttttttttaaatattacttaTGTGTTCTAAAAGATTTCGTAACATTTGTGATAATTTGGTTAAGGTTCTTTATGACTGGATATCTGCCTGTTGGATTCGAGTTTGCAGCTGAATTGACGTACCCTGAGCCAGAAGTGACGTCGTCTGGTTTACTGAATGCCTCCGCCCAAGTATTTGGTATCGTCTTCACAATCATCGGGGGTTGGCTCTTGAGCAACTACGGCGATTTGGTCTGTAACGGAAGTTTGTCGGCAGCACTATTTTTCGGCGCTGCTCTATCGCTGTTCATCCGTTCGGATCTCAGACGCCAAAGAGCCAACCAGATGGAAGCGTTTCGAGCAAACGAAGCTATCTAAGTGTCATCAATCGACTCTCTGAGCTTCACCAGTAAGAGCTTTGCCTGTCTCCAAGAGATGCCACATTTGCCTCACGCAATTTCGAACAAGTTGATTTGCTTATTGTTATAGATATGTAGTTAGGTAAACTTTGTGTCACTGTATTATCtgccatttcaaaatgttgctTCCTTCAATGTGATTGGCTGCTGCACAAAGTTTGCGGCTATACCGTGAATCCGTTACGACGATTtcaatgggggaaaaaaaagtaaagtgaTTGATAGTTATAGACTGTATGTAtacttatatatatagcttATAGCCTCTCTCTTTCGGTTCCGGTCTAAAAGAGTTTACATTTCTGTGTTATTACTAATGTAGTAAAATTGCTGTCTTCCGTACAATGCAGGGAATGGAAAGCAAAGTTCAAACCCAAGTTAGCTTCATTACAGAGTATTATGCATTCGATTCTTTATGAGCCTTTGACGTTAAagttgttttcacttttcaccACGACCCATTTTAAACTGACCAAATCATTTGGTTTGGATGATGTGACAGTTAACAATTATTGCGCCAAATAAAATCTAATGCCACCAcgttcacgttttttttttcaccaataaaaaagaagggtgTGAAACCCctcccccgaaaaaaaaggtgggatCCCCATCAACTACTATCACTTTGCTATTGTGGGCTTGCCACaacatcaaattttattatttaaaaaaaaatacttagcTTATTTCCCAAAAGGGGTTTGGGGAGTGAATTTTATCACTGATATGAACAAAGAACAAAGTTCATGAAATAAATTACCTCTTACTATGAGTACGAggttataaattataaattataaatcttgacaacaataaataatttgtttatttatcgGCAATTCGCAATTCGATTTGGCGCTTCGAACTTGGTCTACGTTACCACGACTTGGCAACGCTTTTTTCTAAACAGCTGACGAAAAAGCATGGGCGGAAGTATGTTGGAAAAAGGGGACGACATTAATCGAAGCAACATTTTTCAACGGGTAATTTGCGATTGTTAGAGGTAAAATTCCATCACTATGATTATTATCTAACATTCTCAAGTTACATGATGCTTGATTTCCCTTGCAGATATAAATGGTGGCATTTTAAACTCTGTATTATGGTACGAAGTTTTTGAATGAGAAGACATTGATCTTACGAAGTTatcaaaatgttgatgttCTGTCCCACGTGTGGAAATCTTTTGGGTGTTGAAGAAGGACCCAAGTGTTTCCGATTCTCTTGCCGTACTTGCCCTTACGTATTCAACATTAATCGAAAAGTTAGCAGCAAATCATTCCCCAAACTTAAGGAAGTGGATGATGTATTAGGAGGAGTTGCTGCCTGGGAGAATGTGGATTCCACTGAAGCAACTTGTCCCAAGTGTGACCATTCAAGAGCTTACTTTTTGCAGATGCAGACACGATCTGCAGATGAGCCTATGACCACCTTTTACAAGTGCTGCAACCACGAGTGCTCCAACCTGTGGCGTGATTAGACACAACCTGCCTTCAAACccccactttctttttttcatgttaaacTCAACTCATTATCGCCTTTAAAATTGTCAAATGATCAACCCAGTCATCCTCCTTGGGCCCAAGAACTCCGCAGCCATCCTAAAAAATGCAGTGGAGCTTCTGAAATCGGGCAGTGTGATTGCTCTTCCAACAGACACTTTATATGGGATCGCTTGTCTGTCCCAAAGTTCAGAAGCTTTGAAAAAACtttatcaaatcaaatcgCGAGACAAGAATAAACCGGTTGCTATTTGCGTGTCGCAAGTTAGCGAAATCGCCAAGTGGGGACACGTTACAGTAGATGAACGTCTACTGCACGACCTTTTACCTGGACCCGTCACCCTTGTGTTCGAAAGAAGTCCTGCCTTGAATCCTGAACTCAACCCCGGAACTAAACTTGTTGGCATTCGAATTCCGGACTCTTGGTTCATTCGTCAACTGGCAAATAGCTGTGCTGAACCTTTAGCGTTGACTAGCGCCAACATCAGCGGATCTCAGAGTACTCTATCGGTGGAAGAATTTCTAGGGATTTGGGAGCATCTCGGGGCTGTCTTCAACGGTGGCCCTATTCCAGACGGCTCTACCGCTCGACTAGGATCTACTGTTGTCGACTTGTCGTCACCTGGCACCTATCGCATCATTCGTCCTGGCTGTGCTCAAACAATTACAGTGGAAAAGCTGAAGAAATACGGATTGGTTGAAGCTAGTGAACCAGCGTCTGAAAACGTTTAGCCCCCTCTTCTTGTCTTTAGTGCTTATGTGAGTGTTGATTCTGTGTATTGAAAAATGTGGAAACGCCAGAAGACCAGAGATGACATGAATTACGACGCGCTGATCAAGACGGCACTGACGGGCCACTTGGGTGAAGCTGTGCGAGAGGTGCaacgtcagcagcagcagcaacaacaacagtcaacAGCGGTCGTCGAAGGGAATAGTGAATCGGCTCATACGCTGTGCTGTGTCTTGGAAGCTCTGTTCGTTCACCGCCTACGTGATTCATTCATCGACAAGGTTTCCAGCGTCTTCTCTGGTGATGTGATTCGACAACCGTCGCCCAACTTTTGGCCTTTCTTGCTCGGGTTCTCTCATCGACATTCGGTTGACTACTTGTCAGATTCTTGCCCGTGGTTGAGGTCTGACATTGGCCGATGTCGCGGATGGATTAGGCTCGTCCTCAACGATGGAATGCTCACCAGCTACCTTGGTACGTTCACTTTAACaacaatcattttattttgaataaggaGATACttacaatttgtttatttctatcAATCTTCTGTGGTTCCCAAATAGAGCTGCTAGCTGGGGAGCGTCGACTTCTCAATGACTTCTACGATCGTCAAGCGTACCTCCGTGATCCTGAGCATCTTGATATAGCTAGAAAGCTGTTGAGCGGCATAGAAATGCTTCAATTTCGTTTGGTAAATTACTCGTAAACATGTCCACATTCCATAATCTagagaaataatttcaacTCAGAAGTTTTGGTTCAGAAAATGAGAagcaatacattttttggttttatttcctGATCATGACTGAGTATCTTTATTTCTATCATCAGGCCGTCAATAGTAGCATGTTAAACAACTGGAGCACGACCCCTCTGCTTCTGGCTGGGCTCTGGTCACCGCCTACCCCACTGGTCCAAGAGGCTGTCGTACAGGGGGTCGATGCGGCCTTGTGTTTCACCGATGAAGACGAGACGTTACAGCCCATCAAGCAAGCCAGCAAGTTAACAACGAGCTTGGCGTCAACCAATGTACCGAAGCTCGATGAAGATATGGCTTTTCGTTTGATAATTGAATCAGATAGAAATATACCTAGCGGTATGCTAGCCCCATTGGGATCTCCGTCTGTAGCAATACCACCCGCCTTAGTCCCTCCCGTAGAAGAAGTTCGTCTCTCACAATCCCATTCATCGTCCCGTGTCGATGATTTGCCGGAGGAAGTTGATTCGCAAATTGTTCTCGTCACCCGCCTACGGATGAAAAATAGTCGGTCTACAAGCCCAGCCGTGCTGGAAGAAGCTAAAGTGAACGTACCTGTCGCTCCAAGTCTCCCAAGCACTCCGCCACAATCGTTGTCGGAAGAACTTGCGGCTGCCGAGGCTTTGACTGATGCTGTGGGTGACGAACAAGAAGAGaccgaagaagaagcttcGACTTTTGAAGATTTGTTAGAAAATTACTCCAACTTTAACATTGGCAGCAACGCCTTGACCAAATCGCCGAATTATTCGCCAACTGAATCGACTACAAGAGATAGTTCTCCTGAAGAGAAATTCGAGATCGTTTCTGgtaaattcattcaaatcacCCAATATGAGAGTTGGAAatttatttgtgattttatttgatttcgattCCAGACGAAAAAAATCCGCAATCGCCGTTTGCATCCATGCTGTTGACGTTGAATCAGGAATGCAGTCTTGTCAAACAAAATTATCGCTGCGCCGGATGTTCCAGCCCGATTGGCCTAATCTACGGCCCTGCTCGAGTTTGTAATTTCAGCGGCGGTTTGTATTGTTCGGACTGTCATACCGACGCTGACGAAGTTATCATTCCGGCTCGGGTTTTCCTCAACGGCGATTATTCAAAGCGCAAAGTCTGCCGTGCCGTTCGGCAGTTTTTCCAAGACATTGAAGTTGATCCGGCATTGGATGCGATCCAGTTTGATCGCAACATCTACTCTTACCAGCGGGAATTTGCCGCCTTACTCGACGTTCGAACGCAGCTACAACATCTGTCTGCCTTCCTTCTGACTTGCCGCACGCCGGAGAACGCTGGAGAAGAGTTCCGCAAACGTACTTATGGCAAAGAGTATTTGTATATCCAGCAGCACGTCTACAGTCTAGTGGATTTGCCTTTGATACAATCCGGACAGCTTCATCAGCAATTGaccaaattatttcaatacGGCAAACTACACGTCAGCGGATGCGGCCTCTGCTCGATGAAAGGTATTTacattcatttcctttttgtttattttctcttgtatgtttacattcttttattttatttcaaggtTTCTTGTGTGAGGCGTGTCGTTCGGATGCGGTCATATTCCCTTTTGACTTGGATTCGACGTTTAGGTGCCCGATTTGTGGTGCCGTGTTCCATTCGGAATGTATGGATCGCTTCAAACCGTGTCCGAGATGCGAGCGGTGGAAAAGTCGAGAGAAGAATCAAGTCGAGAACACAGAACAGTCAGAccaggaaatttaaaaatggcagATCTAAAATCTCGAAATTGGTGTGTGTTCATAGATGTCGTAACTCTTTGtgaattctttgttttctaaCTGCCAAAAATTCATTACAGCTAGTATAGTAGAATTGGGAAATTTTTCACGTGTCGCCCTGAGCATTTCTTTTGCAGTGCAACTTGTTTTTCGAAATAGGTTTGAATCGTGACGAGTACACTGGTGATCCTCTATGTAGATATTGCAGAGTACAATACAATTCATTCGTTTGGAATTCTTTGTTCCCTCTCATCTTTAttgcttttcttattttgttaaaaGTACATATTTATCTGAAATTGAGATGTACACAGCAGACGGGAAATCTGATCTCGACCTCAAGAGATGGGCGTGGCAATTTTCGGACGAGCTagaaa
The window above is part of the Daphnia pulex isolate KAP4 chromosome 3, ASM2113471v1 genome. Proteins encoded here:
- the LOC124190340 gene encoding DNA-directed RNA polymerase III subunit RPC10-like, coding for MLMFCPTCGNLLGVEEGPKCFRFSCRTCPYVFNINRKVSSKSFPKLKEVDDVLGGVAAWENVDSTEATCPKCDHSRAYFLQMQTRSADEPMTTFYKCCNHECSNLWRD
- the LOC124190341 gene encoding yrdC domain-containing protein, mitochondrial-like, translating into MINPVILLGPKNSAAILKNAVELLKSGSVIALPTDTLYGIACLSQSSEALKKLYQIKSRDKNKPVAICVSQVSEIAKWGHVTVDERLLHDLLPGPVTLVFERSPALNPELNPGTKLVGIRIPDSWFIRQLANSCAEPLALTSANISGSQSTLSVEEFLGIWEHLGAVFNGGPIPDGSTARLGSTVVDLSSPGTYRIIRPGCAQTITVEKLKKYGLVEASEPASENV
- the LOC124189736 gene encoding pleckstrin homology domain-containing family M member 1-like, with protein sequence MWKRQKTRDDMNYDALIKTALTGHLGEAVREVQRQQQQQQQQSTAVVEGNSESAHTLCCVLEALFVHRLRDSFIDKVSSVFSGDVIRQPSPNFWPFLLGFSHRHSVDYLSDSCPWLRSDIGRCRGWIRLVLNDGMLTSYLELLAGERRLLNDFYDRQAYLRDPEHLDIARKLLSGIEMLQFRLAVNSSMLNNWSTTPLLLAGLWSPPTPLVQEAVVQGVDAALCFTDEDETLQPIKQASKLTTSLASTNVPKLDEDMAFRLIIESDRNIPSGMLAPLGSPSVAIPPALVPPVEEVRLSQSHSSSRVDDLPEEVDSQIVLVTRLRMKNSRSTSPAVLEEAKVNVPVAPSLPSTPPQSLSEELAAAEALTDAVGDEQEETEEEASTFEDLLENYSNFNIGSNALTKSPNYSPTESTTRDSSPEEKFEIVSDEKNPQSPFASMLLTLNQECSLVKQNYRCAGCSSPIGLIYGPARVCNFSGGLYCSDCHTDADEVIIPARVFLNGDYSKRKVCRAVRQFFQDIEVDPALDAIQFDRNIYSYQREFAALLDVRTQLQHLSAFLLTCRTPENAGEEFRKRTYGKEYLYIQQHVYSLVDLPLIQSGQLHQQLTKLFQYGKLHVSGCGLCSMKGFLCEACRSDAVIFPFDLDSTFRCPICGAVFHSECMDRFKPCPRCERWKSREKNQVENTEQSDQEI